ACTCGGCTCTGGGTCCCATGAAGGTCGCGTCTGGCGGCAAGTACCCTCACTGTTACCACTGGGACAGCAAGGCTGAGGCTGTCAGCTACATCGAGAAGGAGGTCCCTGAGCACGCCGACAAGGCATCCTACATCTACCTTGGTGCTTATAGCTCCAACCTCTTGCTCTTCCCCAAGCGCAATACCAAGACCGGGGAGTTCACTGTGGTTCTACCTGGCCCCAAGACAACAAGATTCCCCATCATCGACCCTCTGAACTCCACCGGTTCTTTCGTTCGTGCTCTCATCGAAGACGAACCTGCTGGAACCAAGCTCCTGGCTTATGACAGCAACATGACCATCAGCGAGGCCATGGATGCATGGAGCGCCGTCACTGGCAAGAAGGCAGAATTTCAGCAGGTCACATTGAGTGAGATGCAGGAGTTAACTGGTCTGCCTCTTGAAGTTCTCGAAGGACCTGCTTTCCTTGGAGAGTACGAGTTCTGTGCCGGAATTGAAGGAGTCATTACTCCAGAGCAGCTGAAGAACCCGGTCAAGACACCCACATATCGGGAGTTCCTGGCCTCCAAGGACATTGAGTATCTGACTGGGTTTGACTACAGCCCAAATTGGTAAAGGCTGTCCATAGGCGAGCTGCGTACACAGGATTGTCAAAAGGTCGAGGTATCAAGATGGATCTTGGTGAGGACGAGGTTAAAGAAACGCGAGTTTATTGTCTTGatagtataaaaagaagagatGAGATCTAACCAGACCCTCTATAACACGAAGGAAATATGGACGACAGTCTATGTAAAA
The window above is part of the Fusarium falciforme chromosome 3, complete sequence genome. Proteins encoded here:
- a CDS encoding NmrA domain-containing protein, which translates into the protein MSTSKTIAVVGATGNQGSSVAKTFLNLPGWNVRCLTRRPTSEKAQALKALGAEVVEADLDNLDSLITAFKGVHAIFVNTDFWAPYQAALTAGHDQPTSSAIGFKTELQHVKNAAIAATKTPTLEKFIYSALGPMKVASGGKYPHCYHWDSKAEAVSYIEKEVPEHADKASYIYLGAYSSNLLLFPKRNTKTGEFTVVLPGPKTTRFPIIDPLNSTGSFVRALIEDEPAGTKLLAYDSNMTISEAMDAWSAVTGKKAEFQQVTLSEMQELTGLPLEVLEGPAFLGEYEFCAGIEGVITPEQLKNPVKTPTYREFLASKDIEYLTGFDYSPNW